In Nocardia yunnanensis, one DNA window encodes the following:
- a CDS encoding DUF4334 domain-containing protein, whose protein sequence is MSLTLTEEIMMTAADSTTDAATRLRALIAADATAAEAWELFDSLPAVRVEDITTGRWRGAEVGTGHPWDGMLVESGWYGKQFDSADSVQPLLFTAPDGEIFPVDPRRVPLFLAGKVPVSALRPVRRSLGVLRTVLRTTTPRARLRNLEFRGKSSAAMIYDHLPIIDIFRRVDHDTLLGVMDMRGLREPYFFVLYRDR, encoded by the coding sequence GTGTCTTTGACTCTCACCGAGGAGATCATGATGACTGCCGCCGACTCGACGACGGATGCCGCGACGCGCCTGCGCGCGCTGATCGCGGCCGACGCCACCGCCGCCGAGGCGTGGGAGCTGTTCGACAGCCTGCCGGCCGTGCGGGTCGAGGACATCACCACCGGGCGGTGGCGCGGCGCGGAGGTGGGCACCGGGCACCCCTGGGACGGCATGCTGGTCGAAAGCGGCTGGTACGGCAAACAATTCGACAGCGCCGACAGCGTCCAGCCACTGCTGTTCACCGCGCCCGACGGCGAGATCTTCCCGGTCGACCCGCGCCGGGTGCCGCTGTTCCTGGCGGGCAAGGTGCCGGTGTCGGCGCTGCGCCCGGTGCGCCGCTCGCTCGGGGTGCTGCGGACCGTGCTGCGCACCACCACCCCGCGCGCCCGGCTGCGGAATCTGGAGTTCCGTGGAAAGTCCAGTGCGGCAATGATCTACGACCACCTGCCGATCATCGACATCTTCCGCCGGGTCGACCACGACACCCTGCTCGGCGTCATGGATATGCGCGGATTGCGTGAGCCGTACTTCTTCGTCCTCTACCGCGACCGCTGA